From the Bradyrhizobium ontarionense genome, the window CAGGGTTGCATCTCGAAGCTTGGCGCAGATGAGGTTGTGCTCCGTTGAGGCGTATCAACCGAGGCGACGATCCGCATCACTATCGTGTGTTGATTGTCACCAGCGCGCCAATGCCGGGATAGGAAGCTTGGTGGCCGCGACGATTTGCAGTCCAGCCCGGCGCAGATCACATGCGGATCGCGCTGGACGCTTCGACACGGCTCGCGGATAGTCCTGCGGTTCCCAGCAAGACCGAGACCTCATGACCGACATCCCGAATTCGCCCGCGTCTTTCGATCTCATCATCCGCGGCGGCACCGTCGTCGACGGCACACGCGCACCACGTTTCGAGGCCGATGTCGGCATCAAGGATGGCCGCATCGTTGCGATCGGCGAACTTGAAGGCAAGGCGGCGCACCGCGTGATCGACGCCACGGGGCGCATCGTCGCGCCGGGCTTCATCGACTCGCACACGCATGACGACAGCGCGGTCCTCGTCGATCCCCAGATGACCTGCAAGGTCTCGCAAGGCGTGACCACGGTGGTGACCGGCAATTGCGGCGTCAGCATCGCGCCGCTGAAGCCGGGCACCTCGCGGCCGATGCCGCTCGGCCTGCTGTCGGCCGGCGAGGGCCGGGCCGTCGAATATGCCGCTTTCGCCGACTACGTCGCCGCGTTGCATGCGGCGCCTGCTGCGGTCAACGTCGCGCCGATGGTCGGCCATACGTCGCTGCGCGCCTCGATCATGCGCGATCTCGGCGGAGCCGCGACCGAGGCGGAGATCGTCGAGATGCGCGCCTGCGTGCAGGAGGCGCTCGATGCCGGCGCCATCGGCGTTTCGACCGGAACCTTCTATCCGCCCGCGGAGGCGGCACCGACCGAGGAGATCATCGATATCTGCCGGCCCCTCACCGGCAGCGGCGCGGTCTATGCGACGCATATGCGCAACGAGGCCGACGAGGTGATACGGTCGCTGGAGGAGAGCTTCGCGATCGGCAAGGCGCTCGACGTCCAGGTCGTGATCTCGCATCACAAGGTGGTGGGGCCGGCGAATTTCGGGCGCACGAAGGAGACGCTGCCGCTGATTGCGAAGGCGATGAGCTGCCAGTGCGTCGCGCTCGACTGCTATCCCTACAATGCTTCCTCGACAATGCTGCACACCGATCCGGCCAAGCTGCAGGTCAAGGTCGTCGTGGCGGCGTCAGGTCCGCATCCGGAAGTCGCGGGCCGCGATCTCGCCGACATCGCAGCCAGCTGGGGCGTCGACCGGCTGGAAGCCGCGAAGCGGCTGCAGCCGGCCTCCGCGATCTACTTCGCGATGGACGAGGCCGACGTGCAGACCATCCTGGCGTTCGAGCCGACCATGATCGGCTCCGACGGCCTGCCGTTCGGCGAGCGTCCGCATCCGCGTCTGTGGGGCACATTCCCGCGCGTGCTCGGCTATTACTGCCGCGAGCTCGAGCTGTTCCCGTTGGAAACCGCGGTCTGGAAGATGAGCGGGCTGACCGCGCAGAATTTCGGCATCAAGGCGCGCGGCACCATCGCGGTCGGCAACCATGCCGACATCACGATCTTCGATGCGGCAAGCGTGCGCGACACCGCGACCTATGATGACCCGTGCGTGCCGGCCGCCGGCATCGAGGCCGTCATCGTCAACGGCGCGCTCACCTGGTGGCAGGGCGTGCACCAGAAGGCTCGCGCCGGCCAAGTGATCGCGCGCGCCGTAGGCACGGGCAAGAAGACACTCCAATAGGCCTCATGAGGCTGGGCGCGGCGCTGCCGTCGAGCCGCGTATGATCAGCCTCGGCGGCAGCATGAGATGCTCGCGCGAGCCGGCGGGATTGGCGATTCGGCCGAGCAGCAGGCGTGCCGCCGCCTCGCCCATGTCGCGCTGCGCGATCCGCACCGTCGTGAGCGGCGGCGAGACCATATCGACGAAGGGCATGTCGTTATGTCCGGCCACCGATACGTCATCCGGGCAGGCGAGGCCGCGCGTGGCCAGCGCATCATAGACGCCGAGTGCGAGCAGATCGTTGGCGGCAACGATCGCAGTCGGCCGCGACTTGCGCGTGAGCAGGCGTAGCGCTGCCTCGCGTCCGGCCGCGCGCGTATAGGCCGAGGCAGTTTCGACCAGGGCATTGCGCGTCGCGAGTCCGGCCTCCCTGAGGCTTGCCTCGAAGCCGGCCCGGCGCCGCGCGCCGGTCGATATCTCCTGTGGTCCGGCGACGTGGCCGATGCGCTTGTGACCCAGTGCAACCAGGTGATCGACGGCAAGCCGCATGCCCCCCTCATCGTCGCCGGCCACCGAAGGCAGCCGCGCGCCGCGGTCGAGCCGGTTCACCAGCACGACTGGCAGCGCGCTGTCCAGGCAATGGGTCACGATCGCGTCATCCAGCGTCACCGTCGCCAGGACGAGACCGTCG encodes:
- a CDS encoding N-acyl-D-amino-acid deacylase family protein → MTDIPNSPASFDLIIRGGTVVDGTRAPRFEADVGIKDGRIVAIGELEGKAAHRVIDATGRIVAPGFIDSHTHDDSAVLVDPQMTCKVSQGVTTVVTGNCGVSIAPLKPGTSRPMPLGLLSAGEGRAVEYAAFADYVAALHAAPAAVNVAPMVGHTSLRASIMRDLGGAATEAEIVEMRACVQEALDAGAIGVSTGTFYPPAEAAPTEEIIDICRPLTGSGAVYATHMRNEADEVIRSLEESFAIGKALDVQVVISHHKVVGPANFGRTKETLPLIAKAMSCQCVALDCYPYNASSTMLHTDPAKLQVKVVVAASGPHPEVAGRDLADIAASWGVDRLEAAKRLQPASAIYFAMDEADVQTILAFEPTMIGSDGLPFGERPHPRLWGTFPRVLGYYCRELELFPLETAVWKMSGLTAQNFGIKARGTIAVGNHADITIFDAASVRDTATYDDPCVPAAGIEAVIVNGALTWWQGVHQKARAGQVIARAVGTGKKTLQ
- a CDS encoding LacI family DNA-binding transcriptional regulator codes for the protein MAPPARPTIKDIAARCGVHPSTVSRALSPAMKHLVAADVANRIQAAANALGYRLNMAAKGLRTGRSGLIGVLAPDIADPGFPPVLSGIADHLHAQGYATIVADVGSEGSEQDLVDRLIAHGVDGLVLATVTLDDAIVTHCLDSALPVVLVNRLDRGARLPSVAGDDEGGMRLAVDHLVALGHKRIGHVAGPQEISTGARRRAGFEASLREAGLATRNALVETASAYTRAAGREAALRLLTRKSRPTAIVAANDLLALGVYDALATRGLACPDDVSVAGHNDMPFVDMVSPPLTTVRIAQRDMGEAAARLLLGRIANPAGSREHLMLPPRLIIRGSTAAPRPAS